Sequence from the Capsicum annuum cultivar UCD-10X-F1 unplaced genomic scaffold, UCD10Xv1.1 ctg23722, whole genome shotgun sequence genome:
AGTTGCTACTTTCATTTCTTTTGCTGGGAATCACATTTTTATTTGGTCCTACCACCGTTGTGTTTGTATGGATAAGGTATCGAAGAGGTAATAGAGCCCCTCAGCAAGCAGATTCATTTTTATCCATAACACGAGAAGGAATTTCATACAATGAACTGCTCCAAGCAACTGATGCTCTTAGCGAGAGTAATCTGATTGGTTCTGGAGGTTTTGGCTCAGTCTACAAAGGCATTCTCAGAAGTGGAACTGCCATTGCTGTTAAAGTGTTCAATTTGCAACTGGATGCAGCATTCAGGAGTTTTGATACAGAATGCGATGTTTTGCGCAGCCTTCGCCATAGGAATCTAGTAAAAGTCATTACTAGTTATTCCAACATTGATTTTAAGGCTTTAGTGCTTGACTATATGCCTAATGGGAGTCTTGAGAAGTATTTGTATTCACACAACTACTTCCTCAACATCAAGCAGAGACTAAGCATAatgatagatgtggcatgtgCTTTGGAATATCATCACCATGGGTGCTCATTGCCAGTCATTCACTGTGATGTGAAGCCTAGTAACGTCTTgctggatgaggatatggttgcCCGCCTAAGCGACTTTGGCATCTCGAAACTTCTTGGTGAATATGAGAGTGATTTATACACAAAAACCTTAGCAACACTGGGTTATATTGCGCCAGGTATGTCGCTTAATTTTTCTCTGAAACAGTTATTTtcccattctttttattttccaccAAGAATCATGTTACATCTTTAAATTAATTGTTTGATTGTAGAGTATGGGCAAGATGGGTTAGTGTCTACTAAATGCGATGTCTATAGTTATGGGATGATGTTGCTGGAAACGTTTACCCGGAGAAAGCCTAATGATTTTGAGGGAGATCTTAGCTTGAAGCAATGGGTGAGTCATTCACTCCCAGAGGCAATAATGGACGTTCTAGATGCCAACTTGATAGCACCAACGAATAATTGCTTACAGAAGGAGCTAGATG
This genomic interval carries:
- the LOC107855221 gene encoding receptor kinase-like protein Xa21, whose product is MPNGSLEKYLYSHNYFLNIKQRLSIMIDVACALEYHHHGCSLPVIHCDVKPSNVLLDEDMVARLSDFGISKLLGEYESDLYTKTLATLGYIAPEYGQDGLVSTKCDVYSYGMMLLETFTRRKPNDFEGDLSLKQWVSHSLPEAIMDVLDANLIAPTNNCLQKELDVVASIMEVALDCVLNLRKKGQT